AACGTTTTCTGTCCCGAGTTTGCTTTGTGCAGACGGTCGACGAAAACGTAACGGTAAGAACTAAGGAAGCCATATGCCGACGATCAATCAGTTGATCCGCAAGCCGCGTAAGGCGCCGATCAAGCGGAACAAGGTTCCCGCTCTGGAGGCTTGCCCGCAAAAGCGTGGAGTCTGCACGCGTGTCTATACGACCACACCGAAGAAGCCGAACTCGGCCCTGCGAAAGGTCGCGCGTGTGCGCTTGACCAACGGGTTCGAGGTTACGAGCTACATCCCCGGTGAGGGCCATAATCTTCAGGAGCATTCGGTCGTCATGATCCGCGGCGGTCGCGTCAAGGATCTTCCCGGTGTTCGCTATCACATCATCCGCGGCACTCTGGATACCCAGGGTGTTTCTGACCGTCGTCAGCGTCGTTCGAAA
This portion of the Alphaproteobacteria bacterium genome encodes:
- the rpsL gene encoding 30S ribosomal protein S12; translation: MPTINQLIRKPRKAPIKRNKVPALEACPQKRGVCTRVYTTTPKKPNSALRKVARVRLTNGFEVTSYIPGEGHNLQEHSVVMIRGGRVKDLPGVRYHIIRGTLDTQGVSDRRQRRSKYGAKRPK